AATTTTCCAGGATGTTGCACTTCAGTGTTACATCCAGAGTGTGgctgcactgcacacacacttcactgctTCAGTGTGACACACATGCCTTAGAAACTCATGATCAATTCAtcaaaaatatgcaaatcaCACTTATGGAGGTTGGGCCTGAGTGTGTAATGTGAATAGAAATATGATGCAGTTGTTGGTAATTACTGTGAACCCATATTTTAATTACCACCTAACTTAGATGATAAAATTAGACTTTAGTGGCAACATATTTGTTCTCTGCAACAATCTCCAGAGAATTAGGTTGTCACGATGAATATGAATATAAGTTCAAAATTAACAGTTAAGTAGAAAcattgttaaaaagaaatgagagacagagtgtgtctgtgtgtctctcaaTCATCCAATGTTGCTAGTTACACACAATTTTCTCTGAATAGGTATGATGAGATTTGACATAAGAGAAGGTGGGGATCTTCACagtaaataacacattttaaaaatttcCCAAACAAATTCCAAAATTGTTCACCAATTTCTAGAGGCTGTTTCACCACTGATAAATGAATCTCTGCCAATCTTAACTTTATAGAAACTCTGTTGggtgttttattgtgaatgTAATATGAGTTCATTAAGTTTACACATATATTCACATAGCACACATTTTCCAGCTTTTCagtatttttgcattttgtttcaaaACTGCCTCATTTAGCTGTCCTTTTTTACTCATGCTAATCGTGATCACTCTCAGAGAAAATCTCAGCATCTGCATCCGGCTCTGGTCATCCAGACAGTGTCTCCACACCAAGCATTATGGTTCTCTTTTGTATAAATCTAAGTCCATTATTGGTCTTATCATGCAAAACCTCAGTTTCccttttctaaaaatgtgtttgtctaTAGACTACATCTATATTTCTGAATTCATTCAGACTTACAAAGAGCTTCATTTGAGAAGAAAGCTGCAAGACTTCTGATTGAAGACCTTTCTTGAAGGGAGCAAGGTCCACCGCAGTCAAGTCTCTGCAGTGATCGAGCTTTGAAGTGAGATTATCGGGCCTCAGCTATGTGACAGAGGGTCACCACTCTCTCACTGGCTCGGTGCCTCCAGATATCCTGCCGCTCAGAGTGATCCAGGCTGAGTCAAATCACAGTGAGAAACATAGAGGAGTCACACCTGGCTGTCAGACAAGAGGGTGTCCCACTTGAATTGAGACATCAACCTTTAAATCCTCCCTTTCAAAGGACAGAGGAAGACAATATCCCGCATGACACTGTATTATGACGAAAGGGCTTTTTTTTAAGGCAACCATTTGATTTATGATGATTATTATGATTATAGAAAATTTTGATTGAGCTGTTTACTGGTCCAATTCTTCACAAGCTGTTTTTACaacattttgtaattttttttttgtttgtttgtttttgcttgtcATATAACATTTTATCCAGCTTAGAAatatttggtaacactttacttgaactttataacacattataggtagttataaacactcataaatgacagtgctttataacccactatacagcataaaattagggttagggttagggttacgTCCTGATGTTaaaaagcattgtgatcattgaagagtgtttataactatagttatacagtgctataatatacagtgctataatgtatttataatgtgttatacaggggtgcttcaagtaaagtgttaccaaatatTTCACAGAAGTGCTCTAAGATCATCAAGTCAGAGAATGAGATGCATGTTGATGATAGCAAATGCATTGAAAGCCATGTATGGTACTTTTTCAGCTCTGGAAACAGGAACCTCTCCATCTGTGAAATCTATTGGATCATGAGCAGTAGTCTATGTTTTAGAGTTGTTTCAGCGATACGACTGGGAATAATCAGATTTGTATAGATCTTTTGACAAGACACATACACAAGTTAAATACTGGAAAGAtcaatttttttgtgaaactgtGTAATAAAGTATGAATGAAGTCAACTGCTAGAACCTGAAATTGCAATTACCATGGATGTAAAGATAGTGACATTTGAACTCCAAAATTAACCTGTGAGTCATTGTGaatgtttcaaaacattttctccAGGTTTCCTACAAGTTTTCTTCTGATTTCTTCTAAGTTTCTTATAGGTATCTTATAATATTcagagcaaaaaataaaaataaaaaattcatttttgcaGCCTGCAAACAGCTCGTCTATTCAAGTCATGACATGAATGTATCAACTTCAAAAATTTATCTCAGTAAGATTAATCGGTAAATTGTTACAAGTATCAGAAAGCAGCCAAAAACAAATGTAGCATTACCTCAAAGTCTACGGGATGTTGCACTCAgacatgttttctctgaaaagAAAGCAGTCTTTTACTTGACGACGTCTTTCTTATACAGAGTCAGAAAGCGGGGGTTTGCTGCAGTCAGGTCTCTGCAGTCATCGGTCTTTGAAGATTATCGGGCCTCAACTACGTGACAGAAGGTCACCACTCTCTCACTGGCTTGGTGCCTCTcgccatcctcctcctcctccccaacTCAACTCCACCGCCCCACCCTCCTGCCACTATTCAAAATGATCCAAACGTCTTCTTCTACTACTACTCTCGGCAGATGACCTCTTCTGGCATTGCCCCAGCTGACCTTCAGCCTCCCTGTTTGTAACTGCTCATTTAATATTTCAAATACATAAACAATTAGGGCAGTACATATCTGTATCACTCCAAATCACCAAGAAGCTAAGGTCAAACTTGAAGCACCTGCAGTCCTAACATAAGTTAgcaaagttttgtttgtttcggTGTATCATCTGTGGTCAGCAATTTATTTCATGCTATACACCCTGTCTACCACTGGAGATCAGCGTTGAACACCAAAAagcacctgtctctctctctctctctctctgtgtgtgtgtgtgtgtgtgtgatgtgtgtgtgtgtgtgtgtgagagagagagagagagagagacagagagagagagggagggagggagagagagagagagagagacagagacagagagagagagagggagggagggggagagagagagagagagagagagagagagagagagagagagagagagagagaccataAAAAAGGAtctattgtttcatttattgtgtttttcaggcAAGATCATGAGAATGAAGCCGCACTGCCACGAATATTCTGAATATCCCTAGAATCAACAAAAAGACTCAGAGCAGGCAGGACGGGTCTGTGAATCCAGGTCAGTCATACAAATGGGAAAGATTTGCATGTTATTGTTGTgaaagacagagacacaccAGAGTCATATTTCATAAACCCTGAAAGAAAATGccagtgtaaaaataaaaagaagaactgTTTTACCACATGAACAACATATTAATGCACTGTGAAAAAATTCTTGTCAGTTAAAAACATTGGTAAAAAATGCTAATCAGATCATATTGCAATGTCCACACCATGATTTACTCTTAATTTATCAAGTCAAGTCTGAATACATAAAAACACATAGCTTGATTTAGCTGATTTGACTTCAGGctaaagaaatataaagattGCAGAAGTGATGGTGTAGCCCCCACAGAGCCCTGATCTGAACATCAATAAATCTGTCCCGAATCTCCATGAAAAAAGCTTCTGTCGTTTGTTATCCAACATGTTGATAACAACTTTAATCTAGAGTGCCCCAAACAAATGTGCAGGGAAGAGCTAATGCTCAAAGGCATGCTTAATACTTAATTGTCACATCTGATATATTTggtctgaaaatgtaaaaagatgTAAGTGTCACTGACCCTCTAGAACAGTAATGTAGGCCTGAATGTCATGCTTCACAAAGACATTATAGAAAAGGACGTCAACAAGAGGAAGAAGGGGAGGCACCGCAAACACTTCAAATCAGCACAGATTAAACCAAAATACAGCTTCATAAAATGTGAAGCATTGGTACAGTATAGGACAAACTGTTGTGgtttaatgtgaaaaaatcAGCACTACCTACGTGGGGACATGAAGCCCAGCTGGTGAGGGCAATGTTTAGATTTGTAGTGAAAAAAATAGGTGTGAATGAGGACCAAACTAACCAAAAAAGGTGTAAAGAAAGTACTGTGCTATAGTAACATTGACTGTTGTTTTTATCATCATTGAAgaatctttattttcatttaaacactCTGTATTGTTTgaactgatggaaaaaaaaatattagcgCGTTAGAGAGCATTATTATTACAGTACAATATACATTCATGTTTCTGaaatgatgtttaaaaaaacataattcaaaaaagaaaggaaaacaaagttcaGGAGGAGGGCAAACATGAATGTGAGGCAGCCACACATTGAGATAAttctaataaaatgaaaacataagcATTATATGCTCTTGGGAAATGTTTCATCAAATGAAAGCAAGAATTTCATTAATATATCCTGAATAAAGTATAAATTCATAAATTAGGAAAAACAAAGtaacaaaaatgttttacacTCTCTGTACAAAatataccacacacacacacacacacacacacacacacacacacacacacacacaatttttttCAGAGTATTTACAAATATATAAATCCTCTGAAACTGccaatgaccccccccccccacacacacacacaccccaccaccactcaaagcaaaaaaaaaaaaaaaaatcacatttaatgtTGTACGTCACATTTCAGTCAGCTTCAAAGAGTTTTAATCGGCTGCTCGATGTCTATCACATATGTCTATCACAAGATGTCTTCTTTGTCTGTcccaaaacatatttttttcttcttttctttattcatgttttacCAGTGACTGATCTTCTCTGTAAACTCAGAATAGGAGAAATCATTAAGAATAAACCTTGATGTTAAATTACAATAATTTTATAGAGCAACAATATCTAATTGACAGCAATTTTTTTAGGAAGTCCTGTGTTTTAActaaatatttgtgtttgcCTCATTTCAGTGTGGTACCATTTAAAAGCGGTCATAGAGCAGTTTCTCATTATTGACAcgtggttttgttgttttaagcaaacacatcaaaacaaatacgtGATTGTCCTTCAGATTCaataacattttttcttttgtatgaGTTTCACATTTGTCAGTCACTTTCAAGGAGACATTTATACTCATATGACTTAGACTGAGTCTGTACTGTAGGTAGTTGTGTTCATGAAAATCATCACCTGAGTGAACACGCAGAAATGACCTGTTGGGATTGACAATCAATGTAACTACTGTCAGCAGCGTTTCTGAGTCTTGGAGGTGCCCTTCAGGACAATGTGCGGTAATCCAACGGACCATTTGTCACAGGGCCAGTACTGGAGTCCAGGCAGCGAGTACGGTATCTCATAATTAGCATCCAGGTAAGCGATGAGGGTGCTGCCGTAGGCCACAGCCATCACAATAAAAATGTGCCTGTAGGGTGGATAAATTAGAGTTTAAGACACAGAAAGCTGTACTACTTTTTCACTTAGACAGGGGGCAGTTTAACATCATTTGCTGAATGGACTTTGATATTAGAATCACTGCATTTCACCTGTGGTTTTATTGAAGTCATACATCCAAATCAGTTAATGTGTTGGAAACCTTGAGGatcaaaatattttttacaGCAAATGAATCTTTCTTGGTGCATTCAGACTAAATGCTAAAGGATTATCAGAAGTGCAGAATTTTAAAAGACATGCAGTTGTTTATAGAAATATGTTTTACAATTCTTATAAATAATTATGATGCCCTTCATGGCACTAGGTCTGGGTCGTGCATACTTACTTTACTCTCacttaaaaaaagttaaaactgagCTCACCAGAACCCATGCAGGTAGCAGAAGTTCACTCGCTGCCAGAAACTGCAGCCAACACGGTCACTAATCCAGCACGAAATGGCAAGCACCCACAGAGCCACTGACAGCTTGGCAAGGCGCAGGGCCTTCTGGTCAGTGCAGCTAATGAAGAGACAGACACTTGGTGAAGAATGAAACTGTGGCGTGGGCAGTTAGCTTGCACGAGAAACATCTTTTTCTCACCATCTCATCTCGATGGCTAGAGtgtagagcaggtggaggccaAAGCAGTTTAAAGCATAGGCATTGGCCGTTGGTTTGACAAATGACGACAAAGTGCTGACGACTGTGATCAACAGGAccagttttgaaaatgtggacCTGCAATTCAAaggaaacagattaaaaaaaaaacagttgggTGATAGACGACTGTACATACAAGGCACATAAGGTGGTACAGTAATAATGAGGCCATTGCCAAACTGCAAGTGCTTAATGCTACATGTCAAAAGAGAGGGTGAATATTGTTATTTCACATAAATTATGAACTGAAGGACTCCATAATAGAAGCATGTATTAATAGACCTTTACTGAACTTTCCATCCTGAAAAGTTGCTCTAGTAGAATACCATAATATAGAAGAAACGAAAGATGAACACAAAGAGACCTGGAAGACAGAACTGACACAGAACGCAAGGGTCTGGACATCCTATTCCTGGATAACTTTTCTAAAGATTCAATCAATATATTGATTTTTGATGCCTCTCTCAGATTTCAGATCATTAAAGTTTTTCATGCCACTTTGAAAGAGTCAAAAATATGAACTACAACTTTCCTGATTCATcaattgttttaattcaatgTTTCAGGAGTTTCGGGATGATTGACAGCAGCTATATTGAGCaaaaacgagaaaaaaaaatctattgccACAAATTCAAGATGCCAAGATTTACCAGCAAGAAGAACAGTGACTGGTGTTGAGAAAGTTTTGTTCAGCATGTCTGTATGGGTCCACAACAAATTCAAAGCCCTAACTCCACCTGATGTGCCAACAAGTCTTCTtaacatgaaatattaatgtttcatttcaaactctGGCTGAGGAGCCACCTCACCCTCTGCatccctcctgctccccctgaTGGACATGCTCAGTATTCCCCTCATGTTCAGTAGGACCAGCCCATAAAgcttaaaacaacaacaacaagcaaacTGGAAAATCAATGTGAGATTATTTAAGGCTGAGAGATTCTTTTCAGACATTCATCAAATTTTAATTCCTTGTTGCCGCACTGTGGTTAAATATTTACAGAGGTAGGGAGGAGCTCAATTTTTACAGCCCCCTCTCTTTTCACGTTGAGGTGAGGACAGCAGCAACATATTGTGTTTTTAGGACAATGGCTAGTTGGAGCTGTCAGACTGGCTCCTGGGCCCTCAAGGGTTGAGTTTCACAGTCTCATACCTCACAAACACGCCATCATTGTTGGTCTATTATATGCGAAAATGTGAATACTGCTAATTATTTCACAAATGTGGTTAATAGAGAGAGTTCAGAAACAAAACTCGGGAAGCGGAGGCGCAGGCGCTGATCCTGTGGGTGCTCCAGCGATCGAGTAATAACTAAAAAAGTTTAAGCACTCACCAGAGCATAACCaataaaaaaacccaacaacaataaaaatgaatctttaaaatgaactaaacattTGAATGAATTCTTGAAAAATGTGTTGCATTGGCCAGGATTTGAACACCAGCCTTCTATATCGCAGGGCAAGAATTCTGACACTCCACCACCAAAACCTATGTACATTTCATTGACTCTTACAAGGTTTCAGTGACTGTAGGCTATATATAATGGATCattagaaaacaaagaaatccttTGTAAAATCAGATGTTCAGAAGTAGCGAGAAACCCTGTATAGTCCGAATTATGCGTTTTATACGATGTAGGTAGGCTATTCATAATGTTTGAGCACCTatgaacaaaaatataaatcagTGCTTCTGGGCAGAAGTATCCAAGAGACTAATCTAAAAGGTGAGTCCAAATACAAGCAGAATGCAAAAGCATAGAGAATCCAGAACACCAACGAACACATGGTAAAACATGAGGAGAGAGGGGTTTATGTAGGACGGGGAAGACACTAAATGCACTCAAACAATCAGACACATGGAGGGAGTGCAGACGGGAGGGGCAAGTGTGCAGAGACAAGACAAATTTAACGTACCGATCTTTTATAAAAGAAGGAAAGAGTTTCCGAGGGAACCAGACAGCGTATCCCACTGCCAGCACCCACAAGATCGACAGCTCATCCAACATCTGACCAACGAAACTCAGAGTCATGTGGAAATACACAGAAAACATTCCTGTGAATGAGAAAAGTGGCCATTTACCAACAaatttttcatgttcttttaACTTTATACAGGCAAAAATCATAAAACATACATGTTAAAACAGAATCTATTGGATTTTGTAGAGATTCAGACATTatattgaaaactttttttgaaCCCTACAGATCGACTGTTCATCTCAGATCATGAATTAATATGAGACCTTTAGCACTGTTCGGCTCTCAGTCAGGTATGAATACCTCAGCATTATCTGAAATGCAGTGTTTGTATTTCTCAAGCCCTTTGGCAACAAGTTAATATTCAACCTCTATTGTCCCTGGGTATATTTTTGAAATTGCAAACTGGAATGAATGACTTTGTATTACAGGATTGGTGCTTCACGTTCACATGGTGATGAAACACAGACACTGGAAGGACAACTCTCTGTGAATATGAACCTTCATGAGCAAGTCAGACACCAGTGAACTGACCTACAAAAATCATCATGATCCAGACGGTGTGGATGGCCAGAGACCTCTCTTTGGCGTAAGGGTGCAGAAGGTAGAGCATGATGGGAGATacgatgaagaaaacaaagctgcTCATCTGCGGGCAAAGTATCAGTCAGTGGAAAAATCAACGTATAGAAATAGCATAatactaaacaaaaaaataaatataccTATGTGTCAGGTGCTGTTTGGAGTGTTCTCTGAATACATATATTACCTTAGAGAAATGTGAATGTTTTGGTCTACAGGGCTTACCGTATTGAAAAACTCCACGACATGTTCAGAGTGTCTGTAGTTGTCTTCACACCAATCAATCTCTGAACTCTCATAGGAAAAAACTTCTGCCATTTTCTCACTGGAGTAAACACCTGCGACACGGGCAGAAGATGAACCATTCATGAACACTAAGTTCAATAATGAACAAACCTGCACTTtggaaaaatgtatttctgtgtCAGTTTATCTACAATATTTTAATGTGTGGTTAATGGAAATTactttccacacacacagagttgttTTCAGATAGCATTCAAATGTGGATGTAATGACTGCAAGAAAGCCTTTCCCTGTAatctatttttatttcagattttattttgacttgCAATTCAGAGACAAATTACAAACTACTAACATGTAAAGTAGAGTCAAACGTGTAGAGACCTCTGTAGTCCCTCAAACGTCCTACACTCAATTCAATGTCCAGATAAGTCTTAAATTTTTGAAATGGTCAATGTCATTCAGTTGATTTTACACACTGGACGCCATTACACAAACTTTGAGAAAGCAGTACCAGGCTAACATTACAggtaaaacaactgaaataaaagtaGGTGAGAAGTCATGCTGAAGACGAGGTTTATATTATGTATATGCAGTAATACTTTTATGATATCCCACAAGGTGAACTGTGTACTGTGGCTCAGTGCTGCAGTTACATAAGGTGgggtctgtgtaaacactgcTATCAAATATGAAATTCTTCAACTGGTGATAGCATTGTATTTTCaactgttaaaaaagaaagaaagaaaataacattACATACACAGGAACTGAAGAAACCGGAATAACAGAAAGCAGCCCTCACATTCTTACCTGCTATCACGTGGATAAACTGCATGGAAGTGGATAACTCTAGTATAATATAATGATTGTAAGTATAATATGGTATTCATAAAACTATCTCAAATGAAGCCCAatatttattgattattataTCAATTTATGAGCTACCACATCCCATCTTAACTCTACAATGATCACTCCAGCCGCCCAGGGAACAACAATGAGAATATTCCGGTGTCCTCTCGTCATTTGTACCACAGTTTTAACAAaccaaaagagagaaatgtgaagaattaaaataaaaaagaggcgGAGAAATTGAAAGTTTGATTCTGATAAAAACTGCGCTGTTGCAAATTAGTTTAAAGAATCAGCGTGTTCTCTCTCACCTCCCATGCTGCTCTCGTGCCGGCCTCCAACCCGTCAGTGCTGCTCGCGCTCCAGGTGACACAACAGGTGGATGCGCGAGGAGCGTCTCAACGCAGCCGAGCCTGCGGCACGAGACCGTGACGTCACCGACGTGCAAACTGAACTGCTCCACGCCATCGGGAGGGTGGCTTCGCTAGTGTTTGCTTTCAGCAGTGATTGAGCAGCACTGCAGGTTATAGCCAAGATAAAATGCAGGAAGTAAAAGGTGTGTAAAACCTCAGGAATCCAAAggttacagattttttttttaaatcaacgaATTTTTAGATGTTATAGGCTCTTAATTCCATCAAAATATGACGCATAATTACAAAAGGAGATAAAGTTCACAGCACCATGCCGCAAGTAACTCCTGTTTTTCCTAATCTGAGTTCATCCCTGGAGAAGAGGCTCAACCAGTCCATCTGCCAAGTCAAAGCCTTTTAAAATAAAGGTCTGGAGCAACTGAACGACTGGAAAACAGGTGGTGCAGCCTGTGTCTGTGACTCATACATATGTGACAAAAATGCATTGCTGGGAGTAGATGCgtttaccttttctttttattacacTGAGCATAGTTTGTTAGACATCTAAGTTGCTAGACAAGTCACCAACTGATA
The window above is part of the Salarias fasciatus chromosome 23, fSalaFa1.1, whole genome shotgun sequence genome. Proteins encoded here:
- the acer1 gene encoding alkaline ceramidase 1, whose protein sequence is MGGVYSSEKMAEVFSYESSEIDWCEDNYRHSEHVVEFFNTMSSFVFFIVSPIMLYLLHPYAKERSLAIHTVWIMMIFVGMFSVYFHMTLSFVGQMLDELSILWVLAVGYAVWFPRKLFPSFIKDRSTFSKLVLLITVVSTLSSFVKPTANAYALNCFGLHLLYTLAIEMRCCTDQKALRLAKLSVALWVLAISCWISDRVGCSFWQRVNFCYLHGFWHIFIVMAVAYGSTLIAYLDANYEIPYSLPGLQYWPCDKWSVGLPHIVLKGTSKTQKRC